TGGTGGTGTTAAAAAGTATGCTCTTCAAATGAGACCACCTTACCAAGCAATCTATTTGTTAAATatcttttaaatttttattgATGCCTTCACCTTCCCTCTTAACCatgatttttttaaccaaagaagCTTTCTTGCATAACTGTGGCATATTTAAACAATATCcagttatcattcacatttttctgttcacATATTTCTTCCAAATTTATTTTTCTCAGAATTATTCTCAGATTTGAGAAATTGACTGCATCAAATATATATGATTTGGTttatattctgtttgcacatgacAAATGAAATTAGATTGTGATCACTTGCACTTGGACAACTGTCAGTTTTCAGTAATTGATTAATTTATCTTTATTCGTCAGAAAGACATCTAATAGAATTAGAATTACCCTGAGTATTTATTGCATTAGAAAGTTATCAGTAATTTTTGGAAATTCCAAAGTTGTTTACCACTGGCAACATGAGATCTTCAGCGTGCGTCCCCcagatgggaaaattggattATCATTGTGAATTTCATTCTACATGTTATAGATAAATTTTAAGGAGCTGCTTGTTCTGTTCCCTTGTCTGAGTTGGTGGTTTATAGCAGACCCTCCATCCATACCCAGTCTTGTGATTTATCAGTTAGCACATTGATCCACAAACATTCCTGGTGATGTTCTTTTCAATTGTCAGTAACTCTGAAACAGATAATGATATCTTTAATGTAGAGTTAAAACTCACCTGTCCTCTTCTGCCAATTCTTTCCAAAGCAAGGTGTATCAGTGACTTTAACATTCTAGtcatgtgaatcatcccaccaggtttcagaaAAGCCAAACGTATCAAACTTCTTTTAATAAATGAATATTTCTAACACtactttttttgtttattatcCAGGATTCTAGCATTGTTACCTAGGCAACTGAAGAATTTCTTTTCTTTACCTTAATACTTTGGTTCTTTACATTGTGCTACCTTGAGTTCGAGTTTGATGTTTAAGCATATGTACTGTGTTTACCACCTTAGCATCCTCTCCTGTTGATGCTAGTTGAAAGCCCTCCATGCTACATTAGCTAGTCTGCTACCCAGAAGATTCATTCCTCTTCTGTTGAGTTGTAAATGGACCAAGCCATGCATCCTCCTTGCCCAACAGAAGATGGctcaatgttccacaaaaccagaGCCCTCTATTTCTCATCACCAGTTTCCCTCCATTATTTTCTGCTATCTATCTCGCTTGTGGAACAGGAAGAAACCCTGGGAAGATCACTGATACTTTCCTCTCGTTCAGCTCTTGATGATCTGCTAAGCCTCTTCTGAGGCAGTGTCATTCGTGCCAATGTGTAACATAAGCAACAGATCTTTGCCCCTCATCTTCATAAACCCATCAATGATATATGTTTTGTTCGCTCTGGAAAAATGGTAGTCAGTCCTGCTGTCCTTTTATCCACTGAAGAATGTTTTATCCACCACCTTAACACTGAGTCCCTGGTGAGGATTGTCTATCTTCTTTAGATTTTCTGTGGTCTTCAGTCATGCTTGATGTTTCTAAGGATTGGGCTGAGCATCAGTCCTCGGGTGTGAGAGACCCCTTTTTCTTGCCTCCAGCTGAATATTTCAGTGTATTCTTTGCACTGCTGCACCACATGCTTGTAACTAGTGAATTTCTCTCGGTCCCCTTTTCTCTGGTGGTCTCAAATTGTCCTGCTTCTGGCTCTGTAGACTGTCTAATGTTGCTCTTTCCTCACTGTGTCACAAACTGCCAAGCCTCCTCTCTGTCTTCCTTTCTTTTCAGCTTCCTTGAAAccattctgttctgtatttgggtcTACGGTGGTGCTACCCAAATCTGGTTGTCCAATGTTTTTTCTGCCCTCCCAGACCTCAAATCTTTTCCTGCAGCACAGCCATCAACTTGCAATTCATGCAGAGGAAGTCACTATTTTCAGGCAGGAAATGGATACAGAAAATGTCACATCCTCTGCAGGTCATAACTGTTCCGTTGCTGGTCATCCTTGTTGTGTATGTAGAGCTGTACGTCTTGAAAATATTCCTACAAACCTTCCTGCAAATTCCTTTAGAAACCCCCCTGCTAGCCTTTCCTCTGCCTATTCTGAGTTCACGTAGCAAATGACTTATGTATTGAGCCTCACAGGTCAGCTTTGACCCCTCGCCAATGGGATGAATAAAATGATTCCTTGCAGCAAGAGGTGCTAAATTTTGGGGCTGAGTAGAGGCAGTCTGGGCTTAGATATAGTGATTCACAGCCCAGAAAAACACATGGCTTTCCTGTTTTTATGGCAGAAGAGTTGTCTGTCTTTCTCTATCTCCTTTAGACTGAGCACTAGCACAGTTTTATAGAAATCCTCCCTCTGAGTCTCTCAGCAGATGGCACTTTCTACTTCTAGGAGCATGACTACACTAGAAAGTTTAcaggggtgcagctgcactgctgtaaactctctctaatgtagctgctctaagccaatgggagagagctctcctggcagCTTAACTACTCCACCCCTGGCAGTAGCTGtatcagtgggagaagctctcctgccgacatagcactgtccacacgtggcttatgtcggtgtaacttatgtcactgtTCACGCGCCTAAGCAACGTAAATTATGCTGACGTAAACTGTAGTATAGACAGAGCCTAACACTCGGTCATCTTTCTCACTTTTCTACAGTAAGGCAGGGATTATAGTTTagcattaaaaatgaaaacacctCATGGGTTTGCAACAATATTGTAATTTCTAGTCAGTGGGCCAAATGATCTCTTCAGATATGCAGCATGTATGAGCATATGTTACTGAGGCTTTTAAAAAGCATGTACAAGGAAAGTGGAAAATACGCAGTGATGTGTGTTCAATAATGGAGGCAATGTGTAAAGAATTTGCTGCTAAATGAGAAACATTGCAGTTGAATTGCATAAATTACCTTTCTTGCATCAAGATCATTGTGAGAATTGGTTATGATGGGATATCTTTTTAGATTTGTAAATGTCATAAATAATCTCTTGCATGTATTAAAATGTCCCATCAgtgaatacttaaaaaaaaaaaaagtgatttataGTAGTGTCAGATGGATCATAAGCCATAATCATGATGACAGCTTCTAATTGATAGAAAATGGCATGCCTTGGGATGGAAAATTCAGTAAGACGTGTATCCTCATTGTACTTCTTGGAATGCACTTCACTGCTAGAGAATCAGTTATCATCCAAACTTCACTCTTCAGAACCCAATACTTATAACTGGTTATAGTGGCAGATTGCCATTAGTAGATGTTTCtgcaaaaataaaggggaaaaggaCACAGTCAGGTTAAATAGTTGCATATTAAAGGTGAAGGGGGGTTATTGATTGATTATTGAGGATTATAATAATAGAATTGATATTACAGTAAAATTTTTAGTCTCCTTTAATTTTCACTATtttatgctttttgtttttaaagtacttttgtATGATGCTCCACTTAAACTGCAAAACTAGGTTAGTAGACTTCAGTTCTCCTCACACTTCAGCATCTTGGCAAGCAAGAAATTCTTTTTAAGTACTTTCTGAACATTTTTTGATAAACATTTCTAACAGGCTTTAGGTTTTGAAAAACCCTTGTTTTAGAAAAACTAAGTTTTCCTCCCTAAACTACCTGAGTGTTTCTACTAAAAGGAAGAAATGCTGGTATAAAAAAAGTATGGTAGGGGGTAAAGTGAAGTAGTGTAAATAATTGAATAGTTTAAATTTTATAAAAAGTTGAATCTTTTAAAAGTACTGTAATACAAGATAAGTTGTTTTGTAGGCTCATAATGagtaaaatttttgttttttcctttctagAAATTAAGAAGCCACCAGTGGCCCCAAAACCAAAATTTGTGGTAGGACACAAGGCATCACCTCCCCCTGTTGCACCTAAGCCAGATGTTGTGTTTGCTGGAGTTATACAAACAACAAAGAAAACTAAACCAGCGATAGCACCAAAACCAAAGGTTTTCAAGAGTTCATCTGTTCCTGAAGTTAGACCACCATCATCTTTAAGAAAAAGCACAAAAAGCCTAGAAGAACACAAAGGAGATTCTTCTGAAACTGTAGACCACCTGAATTATAAAAATGGAGACTCCACAGAAAACACTGAGGATACCACTTACATTATACCAATGTGTTCTTGCAATTTTGAATGCATTCATAAGCTTGGAAATGGGGAGAACACATGTAAAACTCAAATAATTTTTGAACACTTAGAGAACTTAGAGAATATCAAGATAGGTGAACAAATTGCACCATCTATAAAAGGTGGGACAATACAGGAGAGTCATAGTGAAAAAGTGGCAAATAGAAATCGGGTAGTTTTAAAGGCCAACCTTCTGGAAGGGACACTCAAAGATGTTCTAACACAAAGTGTATTCCCTAATAGTAGCTCTTTGAGGCACAAGTGTCCAGATAAACTTGAAAGGGATGATAGTAGTAGTTCTAACAATGAAGTTAAAATAGAGTGTACAGATCTTGTGCAGTTATCTGGTTCTGAGGAAGCTACAGGCAAGCCACAAAATAACCACAATAGGAGAGATGCTGATGAAATCCACATGTCTGAAACTTGTTTCAGTCTGACTGAAAGTAGCCACAATTGCTATTGCTCCTTGGACCAAGAAACCCTGGAAGATGTCAATGTAAATAGTGATAGTACATTTGCAGGTGGAATCTGTATGAAAGGAGATGATGTTAAAACatcaccttcctctggagcatgtTCAGCACCCAGCTCAAAAGTGCATCCAGTTCCAAAACCGAGAAAGCTGCGTGCTGCATGTCTAGTCCGTCAAGATGGTATGGATACTTACGGGGAAGGAACAAGAGAACCAATTAATTCAAAGTGTGATTCTGCTGGATCTTCTGAGCacatctttaataaaaaaacagcaaaaattaatgtTCTTGGTCAGAGTGTTTCATATAATGATCATCCAGAAAAAGTGCATCAGACTAATCCGTTTGAGATTCCTCAAAATCTTGCTGAGAAAATACACTGGGTCAAGGACTCTACTGATACCGAAGAATCAGCCTCACAGCATATCTTGCCTCAACTTCTGCAAGAAGCTTCTTTCATGACAGAAAATGTTGAATGTTCCTTGGACGAAGACCTTAATTTAACAAGTCCTGCAGATGAAATGATAGATGACACTAGTATATTAGCTGCTGTGGACAAAAGGACTAGTTTTATACAAAGCAGTACTCTGTCCATGAGTTTGCCTAAGCAACTAAAATTGACTTGCAATCAGCACTTGCCTGCCTCCAGTAGCCTTGATGTTtctgctcagaaaccagaagataAAGAGATTCATGTAAAAGATGAAAGTTCACCAAGGATTGTTCCTAAAAAACCTCAAAGACACAGCTTGCCTGCTGCTGGACTGCTGAAAAAAGCTGCATCAGAGGAGCTTGTTGAAAAAAGTTCTTATGTTTCCAATGAagataaaaaaacagaaaatgttctgGAAAGAATGCGTTTAAGGCATATATCGGCCAAAGAACAAGGTACGTCACCTTACGGTGACATGCCAAAACGTTCTTCAGAGAAACCTGTCTGGAAGTTACCTCATCCTATCCTGCCATTTTCAGGCAATCCAGAATCGTTAAAAACTGCCACCATTGCCACAAACTCTGAACTTTCAACTGCTGTGATCAAGCCTAGAGCTAAATCTCTATCTTCTGTGGATATGGAAAGAACAGACAAGCCTTGCAAAGACAGTcagaagaaaaatactttaaagaaATTTCTCAACATTAAATTGTCTGTTTGCATAATGAAAAGTGACTTCCAGAAATTTTTTTCCAAAGGCAGCCAGTCCATGGATGGTGCCATAGCTAGTCTTTCCACTGGGGAAGGAAATGGTATTGGTAACAACTGGAAAGTAACATCCCTAGCAAGCGAAAGGAAAACTAAATCTGCCAAGGCACGTTCTGCAGAAATAAGTAGCCCAGCATCACAAAAGAAAAGACAGAGACATAGGAGTCAGCAGGATATACCAAACAGTCAAAGATTAGAGTCTTCAGATGAACAAATATTCTCAGGGAAGCAGTTGTCACAAACACACTTGAATTCTCTTACAAGCGATTATCCACCAGAATATGAGAATGTGCGCCACTATGAAGAAATTCCAGAGTATGAAAACTTGCCTTTTATTCTGTCTTCTGATAAAAATCCATGTTTTGAATGGCAGAATTCCAGCAGTATGGTGGAAGACCGTGACACAAATGTATATGAGGTGGAAGAACCAGATGACGCTACAAGCAGCCATTCAAGACATGGCAGGTAATCTAGGAGGAAAGTGTGTGTAAAATAGATACAGCTCTGTGTGCTGGGTACAGACaaattgttgtttgttgttgtttttggatGGTGAATTTAGGAAATATGCTTGTTTTATTATGTGTTGGCAAAACAATCTAATACCCCTATGTATTTTCACCCATATATGTTAATTTAGTAGCAATTTGTGACCCAGAAGGACTTTTTCTTGGTGAAATAACTCTTGGATCTACTTGCAGAATTTAGTATCAATCCCAATGTCTAATCAGACTTAAAGATAAATACTTTGCTTTGGAATTTAGAGTATTCTTAAACTGGAATTGATGGTAATATCTAACTGTTGCTTGTATTCAATCTGGAAAAGCTCCTGTAAATAAAGACCAAGTCCCAGAGTGAACTTGCTTAAATGCTCTAAGCGAAGCAGTCCAATGGAAAGCTCTCTGTGTGATGGACAGCGCTTAAAGATAGGCTTTGGTGACTTTTAATAATAAAGGTGGACTTTTGTAGCGTTTTAGGGTTTGGTAAATGCATGTTCAGATTTTGAATGGAATATGTAGTTATTTGTAGCTCAGTGCCCAGCAAGCTACTTTTTGCAATTCCTTGCACTATAGTTTTGTAATGTGATCCTTATTGAGATGAACTGCAGGGCTGGTGTATGGACCAAACTCTGTGAAGACAATCACAACTGCTCTTATTTTACATGTAGAGTACAAAggctttgacttttttttatgcATCTCACCAGTGTGAGAACTTATGTTTTGCAATGAGATGCTTGTTGTAAAGGGggagaaaatatttgaaatggCATCCTTAtaactgtaagcagagtcagaatgaactccaccctgacatctggtggtgaggtgtggcaagttgtggaaaagaacttcaggggccgatctcatttgcataggcacacccaccctgcctagaatgaggccatagctgcccagatggtcactttggctgctgtgggatccccagtgtctctattattggggcaggaagaataaattgttattatcctgattatgggaatcaaggacagtggaactgtacttggccttttgttatgagggagggactcgccatcaactaagtagcactcgctaggcaacggacatgggttccaaaactctgtgaattgagagaggctggagacaggtattagtacctggtggagtgggcccctttgtgaggtcctgaaacatcaattgcacctctgtctctctccactgtggaatgtcagaggtAATTTTGGGTCTGTTAAGAGTCtagctacaggtactgtgctgagttcactttggccttatggtgcaccagcactaaggctcccactactacaagctgaaatcactgagcactgtgtcaagtagtggggagcctgaagatctagagCATAGCGGAGCCGTTTGTGGatgggctggtggagcagttcttGGGACGGTGGGAGCCACTTGTGTGACATGGAGTGGAGCAGCTTGTGGAGCGGATCTGAGTGAAGCCCTGTGGAGCTGCGGGACAGTCAGCTTCAGGTtgcgtaaggtgccccttacctctctttcctccccccccacccccaatgcacatttttacccagactggggagtaatactctgcagatgaacttttgaactctggggctggacttttggggttgttggactttttggactttgggtgatttttggattgctggactcaagagacgtttgggttgtgggactcaagaacccgagggaaatgacatggcccaatttgctggggtgggtcttcactcatggtttggttgatgaaccctagttgtggtgttttcccaatttaatgctgatgtcgtttacctcatgttgttaaaaattctctgctacaccgagactctgtgcttgcaagaggggaagtattgcctctctgaggcacccaggggtgtgtgtaagattttcccaggtcactggatggggactcgagccagttttgcgtttgctttgatgagagggaactcCTGTGTATCGAACCCGGCCCTTGCTactatcaactcggcctggcagaagggttacataacaTTTTTAGGAAGTAAAAACTTGTATATTGAATTACTTTTCATCTACATCAAGTTACTTGCCTTTGTAGGAAGGTAGGAGTCTTTTTATTGTGGGAAGTAGTCTCATTAAGCTTCATAATGTTGAATGTGACATCTTACGCATTTACCCTCACGTATTGGTCTTATGAACTGTGTAcagtattatttttgttgttgactGAAGTACAGTGCTTGCTTCTGTGCTTGGCATAGTTTCCTTTTAGATGTTAGATTAGAACCAGAGTTATTTGTTGTTGTATTTCATtgtcacttagtctttctgtggTATTCATGAATAGTTGAAGACTTTGAAAAGGAGAGCAGCGTAACACTTCCAAGCAGGCTAATACCCTGGATTACATAAACCTAGTATATTGCATGTGCACTTGCCCCTTTCTATTAGACCACTTTCCCTGAAATTTCCATAGCCTGGCATTTGAGATTTGTTAGTAGCAAtgctttttataatttaaaactgCAGTGCAAAAGAAATTGTACTTTGAAACACAGCCTCTAGGTTGAAAGGGCTGTACCTCAAACATTACTACTAAAGCACATATACAACCTAACCACAGGAACTCAAGGCTTGATGTACCTGAATAGATTATGGGTCAATTTAGTCCTATGTGCTGTCAACAGTATCCAGTTTCATGTGCTCTAGAGGAAGGCCTAAAATCTTCATAACAGTGGTGCCCACGCTTTTCTTgttgcacccctccccccttacCGGTAATGGACTCTGTCTGCTCgcttcccccccccggcctctcccccccccccccgcccccccccggattactgcacagttggctcagcaaaGGAGCTTGGGCTGATGACGGAGCTGGGGttgaactggggatgggggaggagctggggctagaggtggagctggcctgggggtggagagggaatgagggcagagctgggctgggggtggag
The nucleotide sequence above comes from Caretta caretta isolate rCarCar2 chromosome 1, rCarCar1.hap1, whole genome shotgun sequence. Encoded proteins:
- the FGD6 gene encoding FYVE, RhoGEF and PH domain-containing protein 6 isoform X1 → MSSAEIKKPPVAPKPKFVVGHKASPPPVAPKPDVVFAGVIQTTKKTKPAIAPKPKVFKSSSVPEVRPPSSLRKSTKSLEEHKGDSSETVDHLNYKNGDSTENTEDTTYIIPMCSCNFECIHKLGNGENTCKTQIIFEHLENLENIKIGEQIAPSIKGGTIQESHSEKVANRNRVVLKANLLEGTLKDVLTQSVFPNSSSLRHKCPDKLERDDSSSSNNEVKIECTDLVQLSGSEEATGKPQNNHNRRDADEIHMSETCFSLTESSHNCYCSLDQETLEDVNVNSDSTFAGGICMKGDDVKTSPSSGACSAPSSKVHPVPKPRKLRAACLVRQDGMDTYGEGTREPINSKCDSAGSSEHIFNKKTAKINVLGQSVSYNDHPEKVHQTNPFEIPQNLAEKIHWVKDSTDTEESASQHILPQLLQEASFMTENVECSLDEDLNLTSPADEMIDDTSILAAVDKRTSFIQSSTLSMSLPKQLKLTCNQHLPASSSLDVSAQKPEDKEIHVKDESSPRIVPKKPQRHSLPAAGLLKKAASEELVEKSSYVSNEDKKTENVLERMRLRHISAKEQGTSPYGDMPKRSSEKPVWKLPHPILPFSGNPESLKTATIATNSELSTAVIKPRAKSLSSVDMERTDKPCKDSQKKNTLKKFLNIKLSVCIMKSDFQKFFSKGSQSMDGAIASLSTGEGNGIGNNWKVTSLASERKTKSAKARSAEISSPASQKKRQRHRSQQDIPNSQRLESSDEQIFSGKQLSQTHLNSLTSDYPPEYENVRHYEEIPEYENLPFILSSDKNPCFEWQNSSSMVEDRDTNVYEVEEPDDATSSHSRHGRTSEDHSDSNALMGEVQSDEEIINSSDEEDDTNSDSSKGELDLQEYKQSKAAGKKTKVYHIAKEIMSSEKVFVDVLKLLHIDFRDAVAHASRQLGKPVIEERILNQILYYLPQLYELNQDLLRELEERLSHWIDYQRIADIFVKKGPYLKMYSTYIKEFDKNVALLDEQCKKNPSFAAVVKDFEMSPRCASLALKHYLLKPVQRIPQYRLLLTDYLKNLLEDSADYRDTQGALAVVIEVANHANDIMKQGDNFQKLMQIQYSLNGHHEIVQPGRVFLKEGTLMKLSRKVMQPRMFFLFNDALLYTTPVQSGMYKLNNMLSLAGMKVRKPTQEAYQNELNIESVERSFILSASSATERDEWLEAISRSIEDYTKKRITFNPSKSLEEADPEKEDEDSPLGSKAPIWVPDTRATMCMICTSEFTLTWRRHHCRACGKIVCQACSTNKHGLDYMKNQPARVCDHCFKELQKQDNHFTPKSGSPVNHKSPSSALSTVLHSIPSGRKQKKIPAALKEVSANTEDSSMSGYLYRSKGCKKPWKHLWFVIKNKVLYTYAASEDVAALESQPLLGFTVSEVKDENSESKIFHLLHKNTLFYIFKADDPQSAQNESVLQSNNICWVIIRDYHNTKYIAECR
- the FGD6 gene encoding FYVE, RhoGEF and PH domain-containing protein 6 isoform X2 codes for the protein MSSAEIKKPPVAPKPKFVVGHKASPPPVAPKPDVVFAGVIQTTKKTKPAIAPKPKVFKSSSVPEVRPPSSLRKSTKSLEEHKGDSSETVDHLNYKNGDSTENTEDTTYIIPMCSCNFECIHKLGNGENTCKTQIIFEHLENLENIKIGEQIAPSIKGGTIQESHSEKVANRNRVVLKANLLEGTLKDVLTQSVFPNSSSLRHKCPDKLERDDSSSSNNEVKIECTDLVQLSGSEEATGKPQNNHNRRDADEIHMSETCFSLTESSHNCYCSLDQETLEDVNVNSDSTFAGGICMKGDDVKTSPSSGACSAPSSKVHPVPKPRKLRAACLVRQDGMDTYGEGTREPINSKCDSAGSSEHIFNKKTAKINVLGQSVSYNDHPEKVHQTNPFEIPQNLAEKIHWVKDSTDTEESASQHILPQLLQEASFMTENVECSLDEDLNLTSPADEMIDDTSILAAVDKRTSFIQSSTLSMSLPKQLKLTCNQHLPASSSLDVSAQKPEDKEIHVKDESSPRIVPKKPQRHSLPAAGLLKKAASEELVEKSSYVSNEDKKTENVLERMRLRHISAKEQGTSPYGDMPKRSSEKPVWKLPHPILPFSGNPESLKTATIATNSELSTAVIKPRAKSLSSVDMERTDKPCKDSQKKNTLKKFLNIKLSVCIMKSDFQKFFSKGSQSMDGAIASLSTGEGNGIGNNWKVTSLASERKTKSAKARSAEISSPASQKKRQRHRSQQDIPNSQRLESSDEQIFSGKQLSQTHLNSLTSDYPPEYENVRHYEEIPEYENLPFILSSDKNPCFEWQNSSSMVEDRDTNVYEVEEPDDATSSHSRHGRTSEDHSDSNALMGEVQSDEEIINSSDEEDDTNSDSSKGELDLQEYKQSKAAGKKTKVYHIAKEIMSSEKVFVDVLKLLHIDFRDAVAHASRQLGKPVIEERILNQILYYLPQLYELNQDLLRELEERLSHWIDYQRIADIFVKKGPYLKMYSTYIKEFDKNVALLDEQCKKNPSFAAVVKDFEMSPRCASLALKHYLLKPVQRIPQYRLLLTDYLKNLLEDSADYRDTQGALAVVIEVANHANDIMKQGDNFQKLMQIQYSLNGHHEIVQPGRVFLKEGTLMKLSRKVMQPRMFFLFNDALLYTTPVQSGMYKLNNMLSLAGMKVRKPTQEAYQNELNIESVERSFILSASSATERDEWLEAISRSIEDYTKKRITFNPSKSLEEADPEKEDEDSPLGSKAPIWVPDTRATMCMICTSEFTLTWRRHHCRACGKIVCQACSTNKHGLDYMKNQPARVCDHCFKELQKQDNHFTPKSGSPVNHKSPSSALSTVLHSIPSGRKQKKIPAALKEVSANTEDSSMSGYLYRSKGCKKPWKHLWFVIKNKVLYTYAASEDVAALESQPLLGFTVSEVKDENSESKIFHLLHKNTLFYIFKADDPQSAQKWIEAFQEGTIL